The proteins below are encoded in one region of Candidatus Thiodiazotropha sp. LNASS1:
- the sdhA gene encoding succinate dehydrogenase (quinone) flavoprotein subunit codes for MWSALRVAEAGFQVEIFSLFEVKRSHSVCAQGGINACFDSKGERDSVWQHIVDTLKGGAYLANQPPVKSMCEQAPGIIRTFERMGVTFSRTAEGLLDLRLFGGVKNRRTVFAGASTGQQLLYGVDQEIRRQESLGRVQKYEWWEFLSLVKDGRGTCKGIVAMNLRTMDVKHFRADAVILATGGMGQVFGHRSTNSTNSTGAAACRAYQQGAWLANTEFFQFHPTAMLGDDKTRLMSEAARGEGGRIWVPKNPQENRRAGDVPEQERFYFLEEWYPSYGNTVPRDVACRAIWKVVHEMGLGVSGENKVFLDLTHLNPGFIEHRLHAILDIYRKFHGTDPVHEPMEIYPSAHYAMGGLWVDFEKDQSDGGLKPGSPRNHATNIPGLYACGECDYGYHGANRLGANSLLSASFSGRVAGEAVANYLKGLEDELLSVPERFYLDEVKRQQSINLNLTSSDGTENPYTLHRELGEIMSGQVGVVRDNAVLNTAIDSLQELEQRSHSVKLDASNEWSDQGLIYVRQLQEMIRLGAVIAGSALARDECRGAHFKPAFELPTPKDAYPGDPAYEAYRESWKKQNQAWLKTTVAEYSTDGPRISFREIDLSVLPPEEPRDYR; via the coding sequence CTGTGGTCGGCATTGCGGGTGGCGGAAGCCGGATTTCAGGTAGAGATCTTCTCCCTTTTCGAGGTCAAGCGTTCACACTCGGTATGTGCCCAGGGCGGCATCAACGCCTGCTTCGACAGCAAAGGCGAACGCGACAGCGTCTGGCAACATATCGTCGACACGCTGAAGGGAGGCGCATACCTGGCCAATCAACCGCCGGTAAAGTCGATGTGTGAACAGGCACCCGGCATCATCCGCACTTTCGAACGCATGGGTGTTACCTTCTCCCGCACGGCAGAGGGATTGCTGGACCTCCGTCTTTTCGGCGGTGTCAAGAACCGGCGTACCGTATTTGCCGGTGCCAGTACGGGACAGCAGCTCTTGTACGGTGTCGATCAAGAGATCCGCCGCCAGGAGTCCCTGGGACGTGTGCAGAAATATGAGTGGTGGGAGTTCCTCTCCCTGGTAAAGGATGGACGGGGCACCTGCAAAGGAATCGTCGCAATGAACCTGCGCACCATGGATGTCAAACATTTTCGTGCGGATGCAGTGATACTGGCAACCGGGGGTATGGGACAGGTATTTGGTCATCGCTCCACCAACTCTACCAACTCCACTGGCGCAGCCGCATGTCGCGCATACCAGCAGGGCGCCTGGCTGGCCAATACGGAATTCTTTCAATTCCACCCGACCGCCATGCTCGGTGACGACAAGACACGCTTGATGAGCGAAGCGGCTCGTGGCGAGGGTGGGCGTATCTGGGTACCAAAAAATCCTCAGGAGAACCGGCGTGCCGGCGATGTCCCCGAACAGGAGCGATTCTATTTTCTCGAAGAGTGGTACCCGAGCTATGGAAATACGGTACCACGGGACGTAGCATGCCGTGCGATCTGGAAGGTTGTGCATGAGATGGGGCTGGGTGTTTCCGGAGAAAACAAAGTCTTTCTCGATCTGACACATTTGAATCCCGGATTCATAGAACATCGCCTGCATGCGATCCTTGATATCTACCGCAAATTTCACGGTACTGATCCCGTACATGAGCCCATGGAGATCTATCCTTCGGCCCATTACGCCATGGGCGGCCTCTGGGTTGATTTCGAGAAAGATCAATCCGATGGCGGATTAAAACCGGGAAGTCCACGCAATCACGCAACCAACATCCCGGGGCTCTACGCCTGTGGCGAGTGTGATTACGGTTACCACGGGGCCAACCGGTTAGGCGCCAACTCGCTTCTCTCAGCCTCATTCAGTGGCCGGGTCGCCGGCGAAGCGGTTGCAAACTACCTGAAGGGTCTGGAGGATGAACTGCTGAGTGTACCCGAACGGTTCTACCTGGATGAGGTCAAGCGACAGCAGTCGATTAACCTGAATCTGACATCAAGCGACGGCACTGAGAATCCCTACACATTACATCGTGAGCTTGGCGAAATCATGTCGGGACAGGTAGGTGTCGTGCGGGATAACGCAGTTCTCAACACTGCCATTGATTCACTGCAGGAACTTGAGCAACGCAGCCACTCTGTCAAGCTGGATGCGAGTAATGAATGGAGCGATCAGGGTTTGATATATGTCCGTCAGCTGCAGGAGATGATACGACTCGGCGCTGTCATTGCCGGTAGCGCCCTGGCCCGGGATGAGTGTCGAGGCGCTCACTTTAAACCGGCTTTTGAACTGCCGACACCGAAGGATGCCTACCCGGGCGATCCAGCCTATGAAGCCTATCGCGAGAGCTGGAAAAAGCAGAATCAGGCGTGGTTGAAGACAACTGTCGCTGAATATTCGACAGACGGTCCCAGAATCAGCTTTCGCGAGATAGACCTTTCGGTCCTGCCACCGGAAGAGCCACGGGACTATCGCTGA
- a CDS encoding polymer-forming cytoskeletal protein: MFGKSKKKFRSPRITTVIGSGTEIKGDITFSNGLHVDGVIRGDVLSDPQDPSATLTLSELGTIDGNVRVGNVMLNGTVVGDVIASNRVELAPRARITGTLTYAMLEMAMGAEVNGKLIHASEQDPPQLPYDGKPQQEETVVSDGEKVITPEG; this comes from the coding sequence ATGTTTGGTAAGAGTAAGAAAAAATTCCGTTCACCTCGAATTACGACAGTGATCGGTTCGGGCACTGAAATCAAGGGTGATATCACCTTCAGCAATGGACTGCATGTGGATGGCGTGATCAGGGGCGATGTGCTGTCCGATCCACAGGATCCGTCAGCGACCCTGACATTGAGTGAATTGGGCACCATAGATGGCAACGTCCGGGTAGGCAATGTGATGCTGAACGGCACGGTAGTCGGGGATGTCATCGCAAGCAACCGAGTGGAATTGGCGCCCAGGGCAAGAATAACCGGCACCCTGACCTACGCCATGCTGGAGATGGCGATGGGGGCGGAGGTCAACGGCAAACTGATTCACGCCTCTGAGCAGGATCCCCCGCAGCTGCCGTATGATGGGAAGCCACAGCAGGAGGAGACGGTGGTGAGTGATGGGGAGAAGGTGATTACCCCTGAGGGTTAA
- the erpA gene encoding iron-sulfur cluster insertion protein ErpA, with protein MTSADTHNDSIIFTEAAASKVASLIAEEGNPDLMLRVYIQGGGCSGFQYGFSFDENENDGDTRVETGGVTLLVDPMSMQYLMGAEVDYTEGLQGAQFIIRNPNATTTCGCGSSFSV; from the coding sequence ATGACTAGCGCAGATACACACAACGATTCTATCATCTTTACCGAAGCGGCTGCCTCCAAGGTCGCTTCACTGATTGCTGAAGAGGGTAACCCTGATCTGATGTTACGTGTATATATACAGGGTGGGGGTTGCTCCGGGTTCCAATATGGCTTCTCATTCGATGAGAATGAAAATGATGGCGATACCAGGGTTGAGACAGGGGGTGTAACCCTGTTGGTGGACCCCATGAGCATGCAGTATCTGATGGGAGCCGAGGTTGATTATACCGAAGGCCTGCAGGGTGCCCAGTTCATCATCCGCAACCCCAATGCAACTACAACCTGCGGCTGCGGCTCCTCGTTTTCTGTCTGA
- a CDS encoding DUF6776 family protein, whose product MVDINKYRVPKIVGANEGVPRWIRLCLLLLLLSGVAWMAYKQGGSSLAQGFARLQSGMDHVQTLEQERNELRRQLAMVKQAAEVDREALLAIREQIKKLQDERLKMEEELTFLRGIVSTSSKQQVLRVQNFKLEAGLEAQQFVYKFSVSQVINSGSVVKGRIELSIMGLQDGQAKLLKLDELSDEKLSSHKMRFRYYQNVEGKLHLPTGFEPATIKIDVKPSSSKLKPVSEAYNWSPIS is encoded by the coding sequence ATGGTAGACATCAACAAATATCGCGTACCCAAGATCGTCGGCGCCAACGAGGGCGTGCCACGCTGGATTCGATTATGCCTGCTGCTACTCTTGCTGAGCGGGGTGGCCTGGATGGCCTACAAACAGGGAGGTAGCAGTCTTGCCCAGGGCTTTGCCCGGCTGCAATCGGGCATGGATCATGTGCAAACCCTGGAGCAGGAACGCAATGAACTGAGGCGTCAATTGGCCATGGTGAAGCAGGCTGCCGAAGTGGACCGAGAGGCATTGCTTGCGATTCGTGAGCAGATCAAGAAGCTGCAGGATGAGCGCTTGAAGATGGAGGAGGAGCTGACTTTTCTGCGCGGCATAGTCTCCACATCGTCCAAACAACAAGTGCTTAGAGTGCAGAATTTCAAGTTGGAGGCGGGACTTGAGGCGCAGCAGTTTGTCTATAAATTTTCCGTCAGCCAGGTAATAAACAGTGGTAGCGTCGTGAAGGGAAGGATCGAGTTGTCGATCATGGGACTGCAGGATGGTCAGGCCAAGCTTTTAAAGCTGGATGAGTTGTCGGATGAAAAACTCAGCAGTCATAAGATGCGTTTTCGCTACTACCAGAATGTGGAAGGCAAGCTGCATCTGCCGACAGGTTTTGAACCCGCAACCATCAAGATCGATGTCAAGCCGAGCAGTTCCAAATTGAAGCCTGTGAGTGAAGCCTATAACTGGTCACCAATATCCTGA
- the sdhB gene encoding succinate dehydrogenase iron-sulfur subunit, with protein sequence MMGKTIDLQIRRQDTPYSPPYWQTFSIPYREGHNIVSALMVIREHPLTQDGQLVDPVAWEFNCMEEVCGACSMVINGKPRQACSTLIDSLEQPIKLEPLGKFPVVRDLMVDRSKIFSDLKRVRAWIEIDGAWDIHQGAPRISPETWKESYLYSRCMSCGCCMEACPQYGMEKEFVGPAALAAVRLMNNHPTGSYHQQQRLHAIMGDGGLSDCGNAQNCVRVCPKQIPLTTAIGELGRQTTLQLFRDLFGKS encoded by the coding sequence ATGATGGGTAAAACAATCGACCTGCAGATTCGTCGGCAAGACACCCCATATAGCCCACCCTATTGGCAGACATTCTCGATACCCTACCGCGAGGGCCATAACATCGTCTCAGCCCTGATGGTGATCCGCGAACATCCACTCACGCAAGATGGTCAACTCGTCGACCCGGTCGCCTGGGAGTTCAACTGCATGGAAGAGGTCTGCGGCGCCTGCTCCATGGTGATCAACGGGAAGCCTCGGCAAGCCTGCTCCACACTGATCGATTCACTCGAACAACCTATAAAACTTGAACCCCTGGGTAAATTCCCCGTAGTTCGGGACTTGATGGTCGATCGCAGCAAGATCTTCAGCGATCTGAAGAGAGTACGTGCCTGGATCGAAATTGACGGCGCCTGGGACATCCATCAGGGCGCACCCCGCATTTCGCCGGAGACATGGAAGGAGAGCTACCTCTACAGCCGCTGCATGAGCTGCGGTTGCTGCATGGAGGCCTGTCCGCAGTATGGCATGGAAAAAGAGTTTGTCGGTCCCGCCGCCCTGGCTGCCGTCCGATTGATGAACAACCATCCCACCGGCAGCTATCATCAACAGCAGCGCCTACATGCCATCATGGGCGATGGCGGGCTCAGTGATTGCGGCAATGCGCAGAACTGCGTCCGGGTCTGCCCAAAACAGATTCCACTCACCACCGCTATCGGCGAACTGGGGCGTCAAACCACCCTGCAATTGTTTAGGGATCTGTTCGGCAAGAGCTGA
- a CDS encoding succinate dehydrogenase: protein MRTASIDNRNFLLRRLHSLFGLLPVGGFLIFHLWENSQSRFGQIHYNEQVVGWLQSLNYLTLMEIFVIALPLLFHAGYGLVIIHGAESNWYRYPWLHNRFYWLQRISGIGILLFLVLHVGWTRIWGIWQPEIKADLFSHMQLLLGNPITFLLYLTGLLLAVFHLCNGLWTMAISWGLTTSVNAQRYWFYFCMLLALTLSTMGVHGMLGFIA, encoded by the coding sequence ATGCGTACAGCTTCCATCGACAATCGAAACTTTTTACTGCGCCGATTGCATTCACTATTCGGTCTCCTGCCCGTTGGTGGTTTCCTGATCTTCCATCTGTGGGAAAACTCACAATCCCGTTTTGGTCAGATTCATTACAACGAACAGGTCGTGGGCTGGCTGCAAAGTCTCAATTATCTGACATTGATGGAGATCTTCGTGATTGCCTTGCCGCTGCTATTTCATGCAGGATACGGTTTGGTCATTATCCACGGAGCTGAGAGCAACTGGTATCGCTATCCCTGGCTGCACAACCGTTTTTACTGGCTGCAGAGGATTTCCGGTATCGGCATCCTGCTGTTCCTTGTATTGCATGTGGGTTGGACCAGGATTTGGGGCATATGGCAACCCGAAATCAAAGCCGATCTCTTCAGTCATATGCAGCTGCTGCTTGGTAATCCCATCACCTTTCTACTCTACCTGACAGGTCTCCTGTTGGCAGTCTTCCACTTGTGTAACGGTTTATGGACTATGGCAATCAGTTGGGGACTCACCACAAGTGTCAATGCCCAACGTTACTGGTTCTATTTCTGTATGCTGCTTGCCCTGACACTGAGCACCATGGGCGTGCACGGTATGCTGGGATTCATCGCATGA
- a CDS encoding OmpA family protein produces MAIRSTLCSLVASMVMLQACTTVDPYTREEKTSKATTGAMIGAVAGAVLGIATSKDKKKRKERALKGAGIGAIAGGGVGYYMDVQEAKLRQRLENTGVSVTRDGDNIILNLPGNITFEVDKSDVKPNFLEILGSVALVLQEYKSTMIEVAGHTDSTGSESHNQMLSQQRAQSVSNALVENGVEGVRIDTVGFGETRPTASNKTPAGRQQNRRVELTLLPYAEG; encoded by the coding sequence ATGGCTATTCGAAGCACACTTTGCAGCCTTGTCGCAAGCATGGTCATGCTACAGGCATGTACCACTGTCGATCCCTACACAAGGGAGGAGAAGACATCCAAGGCAACCACTGGCGCCATGATCGGGGCAGTCGCCGGAGCTGTTCTGGGAATTGCCACTTCCAAGGATAAAAAGAAGCGCAAAGAGCGCGCATTGAAGGGTGCAGGAATCGGTGCGATTGCCGGAGGCGGTGTCGGTTACTATATGGATGTACAGGAAGCCAAGCTTCGTCAACGCTTGGAAAACACCGGAGTCAGCGTAACCCGTGATGGGGACAACATCATCCTCAATCTGCCCGGCAATATCACTTTCGAAGTCGATAAATCAGATGTGAAGCCCAACTTTCTGGAGATACTCGGCTCGGTCGCCCTGGTGCTGCAGGAATACAAGTCGACCATGATTGAAGTGGCTGGCCACACCGACAGTACTGGTTCGGAATCCCATAACCAGATGTTGTCGCAGCAACGCGCCCAGTCGGTTTCCAATGCCTTGGTTGAAAACGGTGTGGAAGGTGTCCGTATCGATACGGTAGGCTTTGGTGAAACACGGCCAACCGCGTCCAATAAAACACCTGCGGGACGGCAACAGAACCGCCGTGTGGAATTGACCCTGCTACCCTATGCCGAGGGTTAA
- a CDS encoding peptidoglycan DD-metalloendopeptidase family protein, with translation MQDFKSYTLERKPARGLLGRGLLFAAVILLLLAAGTLYFSQSSHQTTVDDNPPSSEQIDKTDQKRILPLQLPGQSSRKPATPDSPDQSISFIRQAVAVEAEPVIETDIPAVAVVQETAPESHTLTYEIQNGDSLASIFKKHDLSANLLHRIVHSSDTAKKLTDIRPGEILHVELDGEQNFLGLRLEQSKIDSLQITAIEDGFKAAELSREVEVRTNHISGTIENSFYVAAKEAGLSEKLIMQMAGIFGWDIDFALEIRSGDRFTVIFEEDYLDGEKLRDGPILAAEFVNRGRSYRALLYTDDTGRSDYYSPDGRSMRKAFLRAPVDFRRISSRFTRERYHPVLGKKRPHRGVDYAAKTGTPVKAAGDGKIIHRGKKGGYGKTVIIKHGQTYTTLYAHLSRYNKKARKGSKVKQGQTIGYVGSTGLATGPHLHYEFRLNGVHRNPLTVKLPAAKPIAKKYREDFQLKIQPLLSQLELIDRTLVANAQ, from the coding sequence ATGCAAGACTTTAAATCCTACACATTGGAGAGAAAACCGGCGCGCGGCCTACTCGGCCGAGGCCTATTGTTTGCTGCGGTTATACTCCTTCTCCTTGCCGCAGGAACCCTCTACTTCAGCCAGTCATCCCACCAAACCACCGTGGATGACAATCCTCCCTCCTCTGAACAGATTGATAAAACAGACCAGAAAAGGATTCTACCACTACAACTACCCGGCCAATCCAGCAGAAAGCCCGCCACTCCCGATTCACCTGACCAGTCAATCAGCTTCATCAGGCAGGCGGTGGCCGTCGAGGCCGAGCCGGTTATCGAGACTGACATCCCGGCTGTAGCAGTGGTACAGGAGACAGCGCCTGAGTCCCATACACTGACTTACGAGATTCAGAATGGCGACTCCCTGGCCAGCATATTTAAAAAGCATGATCTCAGCGCCAATCTGCTGCACCGCATTGTCCACTCCAGTGACACCGCAAAAAAACTGACCGATATTCGCCCCGGAGAGATCCTGCACGTGGAGCTGGATGGGGAACAGAATTTTCTCGGTCTGCGTCTCGAACAGAGCAAGATCGACAGTCTTCAGATAACCGCCATCGAAGATGGGTTTAAAGCAGCCGAACTGAGCAGAGAGGTGGAGGTAAGGACCAATCACATCAGCGGCACCATCGAGAACTCTTTTTACGTCGCGGCGAAGGAGGCTGGTCTCTCAGAAAAGCTGATCATGCAGATGGCGGGTATCTTTGGTTGGGATATTGACTTCGCCCTGGAGATCCGCAGCGGCGATCGGTTCACGGTCATCTTTGAGGAAGACTATCTTGACGGGGAGAAACTCCGCGACGGTCCCATTCTGGCCGCGGAATTCGTCAATCGGGGACGCTCCTACCGAGCCCTGCTGTATACAGACGATACAGGTCGATCTGATTACTACAGTCCCGATGGCCGCAGTATGCGCAAGGCCTTTCTTCGGGCTCCTGTCGATTTCAGGCGTATTTCATCGCGCTTTACCCGGGAACGATACCACCCTGTACTGGGTAAAAAGCGCCCCCATCGGGGGGTCGACTATGCGGCGAAAACCGGCACACCGGTGAAAGCCGCCGGTGATGGAAAGATTATTCACCGAGGTAAAAAAGGCGGCTACGGAAAGACCGTCATCATAAAGCATGGACAGACATACACTACCCTGTACGCCCATCTTTCCCGCTACAACAAGAAGGCCAGGAAAGGAAGCAAGGTCAAGCAGGGGCAGACCATCGGATATGTCGGCAGTACCGGGCTCGCAACAGGCCCGCACCTCCACTATGAATTCCGCCTCAATGGCGTGCACAGGAATCCTTTAACGGTGAAGCTCCCTGCAGCCAAGCCTATCGCAAAAAAATATCGTGAAGATTTTCAACTGAAGATACAACCCCTGCTGAGCCAACTTGAGTTGATCGATCGCACCCTTGTTGCAAATGCCCAATGA
- the tyrS gene encoding tyrosine--tRNA ligase: protein MTDVTGSLELIKRGTEEALPEDLLIKKLQRGKPLKIKAGFDPTAPDLHLGHTVLINKLRQFQELGHEVIFLIGDFTGMIGDPTGKSATRPPLTREEVVENAKTYEHQIFKILDPTKTTVLFNSSWMGEMSAVDLIQLAAKHTVARMLERDDFNKRYTSGQAIAVHEFLYPLIQGYDSVVLKADVELGGTDQKFNLLVGRQLQEAYQQEPQVVITLPILEGLDGVQKMSKSLNNYIGITDAPEEMFGKVMSISDELMWRYFELLSFRPMSEILEWKREIEQGANPRDVKIRLAEELVERFHSREQAVKAHEAFVARFQKGQMPDEMAEFDFTASNGGYPIANLLKDAELVKSTSEAMRMIKQGAVRIDGERVTDHTLTVAAGSSHVYQVGKRRFARISLH, encoded by the coding sequence ATGACCGATGTCACTGGTTCCCTGGAACTTATTAAACGAGGTACGGAAGAGGCTCTGCCTGAAGATTTGTTGATTAAAAAGCTGCAGCGGGGCAAACCACTGAAGATTAAGGCAGGGTTTGATCCCACGGCCCCGGACCTCCACCTCGGGCACACTGTCCTTATCAATAAACTTCGACAATTCCAGGAATTGGGGCACGAGGTGATCTTTCTGATCGGTGACTTCACCGGCATGATCGGTGATCCCACAGGGAAAAGTGCTACCCGGCCACCCCTCACACGGGAAGAGGTGGTGGAGAATGCAAAGACCTATGAGCATCAGATCTTCAAAATACTTGATCCCACCAAGACCACGGTCCTGTTCAACTCTTCCTGGATGGGAGAGATGTCGGCAGTGGATCTGATCCAGCTGGCGGCAAAGCACACGGTGGCGCGGATGTTGGAGCGGGATGATTTCAATAAGCGCTATACCAGCGGCCAGGCCATCGCAGTGCATGAATTCCTCTACCCGTTGATCCAGGGCTACGATTCCGTGGTGTTGAAGGCCGATGTGGAACTGGGAGGCACGGATCAGAAGTTCAACCTCCTGGTGGGGCGTCAACTGCAGGAGGCCTATCAGCAGGAGCCGCAGGTAGTGATCACCCTGCCAATCCTTGAGGGGTTGGATGGGGTGCAGAAGATGTCAAAATCCCTCAACAACTATATAGGCATCACTGATGCGCCCGAGGAGATGTTCGGTAAGGTCATGTCGATCTCAGATGAACTGATGTGGCGCTATTTCGAGTTGTTGAGCTTTCGGCCGATGTCGGAGATCTTAGAGTGGAAAAGAGAGATTGAGCAGGGAGCCAATCCAAGGGATGTGAAAATTCGGCTTGCCGAAGAGTTGGTGGAACGCTTTCACTCCAGGGAGCAGGCGGTTAAGGCCCACGAGGCCTTCGTTGCCCGTTTTCAAAAAGGTCAGATGCCCGATGAGATGGCCGAGTTCGACTTTACAGCATCCAATGGCGGTTATCCGATCGCCAATCTCCTGAAAGACGCCGAATTGGTGAAGAGCACCTCTGAGGCTATGCGTATGATAAAGCAGGGTGCGGTGCGCATTGACGGAGAGAGAGTGACAGATCACACCCTAACTGTTGCGGCAGGGTCATCCCATGTGTATCAGGTGGGCAAGCGCAGATTTGCCCGCATCAGCTTGCATTAG
- a CDS encoding anhydro-N-acetylmuramic acid kinase, with the protein MPNESVFVGLISGTSLDGVDAVVVDLSSNQPRLIASHVEPYPTQFRTSLRALCQPGSNEIDRMGELDKQVAVTFATACRAVLADTGITPQQVTAIGSHGQTIRHRPDAENPFTLQIGDPNTIAELTGITTVADFRRRDMAAGGQGAPLVPVLHQALFQKPGIKRIVLNLGGIANITCLPDNNAKPVTGYDTGPANTLLDSWIENHRTVTLDHQGAWAKSGHINDSLLNELLSDPYFQQPPPKSTGREYFTLDWLLEKLTCHQLSAVDVQATLVELSAATIAQAILDEGYNKSEVLVCGGGAHNLYLLERLGNRLPSAEIQPTSAYGVDPDWIEAITFAWLAKRTLSGLNGNLASVTGAERNVILGGIYPV; encoded by the coding sequence ATGCCCAATGAATCAGTGTTTGTGGGACTCATCTCAGGCACCAGTCTGGATGGCGTGGACGCTGTGGTTGTCGACCTCTCCAGCAATCAACCCCGCCTGATAGCGAGTCACGTCGAGCCTTATCCCACTCAATTCAGAACCTCACTGCGGGCCCTTTGCCAACCTGGCAGCAATGAAATCGACCGCATGGGGGAACTCGACAAACAGGTTGCCGTCACCTTCGCAACCGCTTGTCGTGCCGTATTGGCAGACACCGGCATAACACCACAACAGGTAACAGCCATTGGGAGCCACGGCCAGACCATTCGTCATCGTCCCGACGCAGAAAATCCTTTTACCCTGCAGATTGGGGATCCCAATACTATTGCGGAACTGACAGGCATCACCACGGTTGCTGATTTCCGCCGTCGTGACATGGCGGCGGGTGGTCAAGGCGCACCACTTGTACCTGTCCTCCATCAGGCGTTGTTTCAAAAACCCGGAATAAAGCGGATCGTCCTGAATCTGGGCGGAATCGCCAACATCACCTGCCTGCCCGACAATAATGCAAAACCGGTTACCGGATACGATACCGGACCGGCGAATACCCTGCTCGATAGCTGGATAGAAAATCACCGGACCGTCACGCTGGACCACCAAGGCGCATGGGCAAAAAGCGGCCATATCAACGATAGCCTACTGAATGAATTGCTGTCCGATCCCTATTTTCAACAGCCTCCACCAAAAAGCACCGGCAGAGAATATTTCACCCTTGATTGGTTGCTGGAGAAACTCACCTGTCACCAGCTCTCAGCCGTGGATGTACAGGCAACCTTGGTTGAACTCAGCGCTGCTACTATTGCCCAGGCAATTCTTGATGAGGGCTATAATAAATCTGAGGTTTTGGTGTGCGGTGGAGGAGCTCACAATCTCTATCTGCTGGAACGTTTAGGCAATCGACTGCCCAGTGCCGAGATACAGCCAACATCTGCCTACGGCGTGGATCCGGACTGGATCGAAGCCATCACATTCGCCTGGTTGGCTAAACGCACCCTCAGTGGACTCAATGGTAACCTGGCTTCCGTCACAGGTGCTGAACGGAATGTGATTTTAGGTGGCATTTATCCCGTCTGA
- the tnpA gene encoding IS200/IS605 family transposase: MRQVESLSHTRWECKYHIVFIPKYRRKTLFGQIRQELGEVFHRLARQKESLIEEGHVMADHVHMMISIPPKYAVSQVVGFIKGKSAIHIARTYLGRKRNYVGHHFWARGYFTSTVGRDEQVIREYIRHQEAEDRRIDQLQLM, from the coding sequence ATGAGACAAGTAGAAAGTTTAAGCCACACGAGATGGGAGTGTAAGTACCATATTGTGTTTATCCCGAAGTACCGGAGGAAGACGCTTTTTGGGCAGATCAGGCAGGAGCTTGGAGAGGTATTCCATCGGTTGGCAAGGCAGAAAGAGAGTTTGATAGAGGAAGGGCATGTCATGGCTGATCATGTACATATGATGATATCGATACCACCAAAATATGCGGTATCGCAGGTAGTTGGGTTTATCAAAGGGAAAAGTGCGATCCACATAGCCCGTACCTACCTGGGTCGTAAAAGGAACTATGTTGGCCATCATTTCTGGGCCAGGGGATATTTTACTTCGACGGTAGGCAGGGATGAGCAGGTGATTCGGGAGTATATACGGCACCAGGAAGCGGAAGACCGCAGGATTGATCAATTACAGTTGATGTAA